The window AAGGTGGTCAGGGAGAGGATTTATGCGCTTCTCTTATTACTGGCTCCATGTCAGTTGAGCGGGAGCCACACAGCCATCTCCCTCCCAAGTGAGTCCAGCCAAATGCTGACTGCCCACGCATCCTATCAGGCCACAACCCCCTGCCAGCCGTGGGCACCTCCCATGGAAAGTGGTTCCACAACCCCGGGGTCTTACCCAGGATCTAGAGCCAATTCTTGCATCAGGGCTTGGACAGCTCCGGGACACTCCTGCACCGCAGACCCACAGACCACTACCTGCCCCCGAATCGCTTCCTTCCATCCCCTAGATGTTCTCTTAGACCTCAAAGGGAAAACTAAAATATGGCAGGTAGGTCCTGGCGGCTGTTCCTGGCCGACTGTCCTCTTCTCCAGAGCCACAAAGCAGGCAGGCGGGTGTCCTGCAGCTGACCCCAAGGGGCTTGGAGGAGATCCTCTATTTTCTCTGCACTACATATGTCGGCGGATGGTACCCCCAGACAAAAGCCAGGCATTCAGCCCCCAGCCAGACCCCAAGTCCTGACATTCAAATCCGTTcctgtcctccacccccacctgggGCCTCAGGTCTCCATCACTTTTCATCTGgtccaccctcccctgcccagcctcTACCACAGTGCCCTTTCAGGAACTCAAATTGGATCACAGTGCTTGCCTGCTAAAAGCTGGACAGCCAAAGCCTTTGAGATGGCTCTCTCCCTCACTGGGAGTGGCCTTGGCCATGAACCCAGCCCTGTCTGTGGATCCAGCCTTATCTAGGCCCCTCCCCAGCAATCCCTGCACTCCAGCCCGCCACACATCTTGTCCTTTGTTATCAGAACATGCCAGGCACTCACTCGCAGCCTCTCCACCTTTGCACCTGCCGTTCCGTCTGCCCATCCTTCCAGCAAATTCCTGCTCATCCTTCAAGGTGCAGCTCAAAGGTCTACTCCTGCATGAAACCCTCTCTCACCACCTGTCTTGGCTCGTAAGACAagtgccataacaaaataccacagactgtgtggcttaaacaacagccattcattttctcacagttctggagactggaagctGCAGACAAGGATGCTACCATGGTTGGactctggtgagagctctcttccggGCTTGCAcactctgccttctccctgtgtcctcacatggcagagggaggaagggaggcaggaagggacagagagagagagagagatttccttcttttcttataaggCCTATCAAATTAGAACCCCAACCTTACTTCATTTAATCTTATTACCTCCTAAAAACTGCATCTCAGAATACAGTCATACTGGGGATAGGGCTTCGACATATGAAGGGGGGGGTCACAATTTAGCCCAGAATACCTCCCCAGACAAAGGTGGCTGCTGTTTCTCTTTGAGCCCCATATTCACCAGGGGAGGGTGTCCCTTTCCCATCCCCTGCTGTTTTGGAGTCACCTGTTCTGTGGGAAGGCCACTGTCTCCGAGCAGACCTTGTGAGCCGACCTATCTCCTGCCCAGagctctgggagggcaggagccCCCTCTCACTCATCCGGGGGCCCTGAGCACCTTGCACAGAGCAGGCCTCCTGGGGAGAATTCTGGTTCCGCTGTGAGGACCCGTGGCACTGGATGTGGGCCCCGCTTGGTGCCCCCGTTACCCCTACACGCCCTTATCGATCAGGCCTTATTCCTCTGCTGTCCAGAAAGCCTCTGTGGTTTCCTCCCATCCTAAGAGGTCACATTCTTGCTGCCTGTGCTGGAAACAGCAACCCTGCGCAGTAGACCAGGTGTCCATGCTAGGAACAGGACACTCTCAGGAGCTTGTGCTTTGCTGCTACCCTGCCACCGGCTGTTATTTTTAGCACtgactgcagaaaaaaaaaaaaaaaacaaaactgaaaatttcaCTGCATGTGTTCAGGTTTCTTCCAGGTCTCCTCAGGAGCCTGGTGCAGAAATGGGTCCTGCCTCTGGCCCAGAGAGCTGCTCCGGGCTCACAgaggttatttatttaatatatttacttttactcCCAGGCCAAAAGCTTAAAATATCTTGTGTATGAGCCCTGGACCAAAAAAATGAAGCAGTTGGGCCATTAATCATTGGGAATATGTTGAATAGGAACTTGATTAAAGCACAGTATGTGTTCCCCAGACGAAGCTGCTTCTTTACAGTGACCACAGTGGAAGCTTGGCCTCCCGGGGCCGGCTGTGCTTTTGTGGGGCGCCTCCTTGAGGGCTCCGGGGAGGGCTCTGGCGCCTTGCCAGGCTCTGGAAGGCCGCCGTCTGCGAGGGGGTCTTGACCTGCGCAGCCCCGCGTTTCTCAAACAGGGACACCTCCGACCAACACCCAGACGGTGTCGGGCTCCAGCGCACAATCTTAAGGGGCGGTGGGGGTAGAAGCAGGAGCGAACTGCCGGCCCAGGAGGCTCCCAGTGCAGTCCGGCTGCGCCCCTGGCCCGCCGGCGATCCCGGTATAGAACCAGCGAGGCGCCACGTGGCTGGAAGACGCGCTGCCTTAAACCCCTTCCTTCGGCTGCAGTGAATGCGGAGGAGGCGCCCAAGGGGGCACCGGGGCCTGGCCGCCTTGTTCCCCAAGATCCCCGGAACACAGCGCCCTGCGTACCACTCGGCAGGGTTTTCCCGGTAGGTGATGGGACTCTCCGGACGCCAAGATTCCCGAGGCCCCGGCTCCTTTGGCACCCCCGCTCCGGCCTTGGAGCCCACCCGAATGGGGAGGGGTACGCTGCAGTGGATTCTGATCCCGATTTGGGATCCCGGTCCCGGAGTCAAATTCTCCGCCTCCCTCTATGCGCCCCACCTCGCCCCGGTACCCCAGCCCTGGAATCCAGCTCGGCCCGTCccgcaggaaaaaaaaaaaaaaaaaattggcggCCGAGAGCCGGGTAGCAGCGCCAGCCCCGCGCCTAGCAACCCTAGCGCTCCGGCTAGGAgaagtaattaaaaagaaaaagttttccaaGCCCAAGCGGATGGACCGGCCGGGTCCTCCAGGCTCCGCGGCCGCAGCCGCCTCCCATTCCCTCCGCTCCCCGCGGGGTCCTAGTGCCCGGCGCTGTAGAGCCCTTGGGACCCCAGAGGGCTTCGAGAGGCGGAGCGGGGGAGAGGTATTTCGGCGTGGAATCGGTGGGGTCATCAGATCAGAGATAGAGACACAAAATCACCACGCTCCAGGACGCTGCCCTCCGCCTCTCCATGCCGCTGTATGCGCTGGACCAGTACGTCCCAAGCTgttccctaccccccacccccggccccttCTCCACGCCGCAGCCTAGCAGAGACTCCGGCCCCGAAAAGGACGATTTCTAGCTTTTAAAGCGAGTCCGCGCCACAGTAACTCAGAGACCAAGAGTGGCCCTCCAccagcccacccccctcctccgCGCAGCGTCTCGGTGCTCCCGGGCTCCCCGACCGTTGGCTGCAAGTGGGTGCCTCGGGGAAGCTAGAGGAGGGGGCCCCGTCACCGACCACGTGCGTGCGGGGGCGACAACTCGGCCCAGGGTGGGGCATCATGCGCGCGTCCGGGTTCGGCTGGCGTGGCAGGGGGTTAGTGGGCGTTGAGCCGGGGCCTCTCCTGGCCGGCGCTGCGCTCTGGCCCCACTCACCGCCCCCTCCGGAAGGCAGGCGCTAAGACCCAGGAGGCGCCGCTCCGCCGTCGGACACTAGAGGGCGAAGGCCGCCCTGGTATAAATGCGGGTCCCGAGCGCGCCTGGCCATTAGCGACCGGGAGCTGCGCGGGCGCGAGGGAGTCGGGGCTCCGGGTGGTCGGCAGCAGCATAGGCGCCCCGCGCAGGCTGGAGGCCGCCGAGGCTCGCCATGCCGGGAGGACTGTAGCTCCCCCATGGAGTCGGCCGACTTCTACGAGGCGGAGCCGCGGCCCCCGATGAGCAGCCACCTCCAGAGTCCCCCGCACGCGCCCAGCAGCGCCGCCTTCGGCTTTCCCCGGGGCGCGGGCTCCGcgcagccccccgccccacctgccGCCCCAGAGCCGCTGGGCGGCATCTGCGAACACGAGACGTCCATCGACATCAGCGCCTACATCGACCCGGCCGCCTTCAACGACGAGTTCCTGGCCGACCTGTTCCAGCACAGCCGGCAGCAGGAGAAGGCCAAGGCGGCTGCGGCCCCCGCAGGAGCCGGCGGCGGTGACTTTGACTACACGGGCGCCCCCGGGGGGCCCGGCGGCGCCGCGATGCCGGGAGGGACGCACGGCCCCCCTCCTGGCTACGGCTGCGCCGCGGCCGGCTACCTGGACGGCAGGCTGGAGCCCCTGTACGAGCGCGTCGGGGCGCCGGCGTTGCGACCGCTGGTGATCAAGCAGGAGCCGCGCGAGGAGGACGAGGCGAAGCAGCTGGCGCTGGCCGGCCTCTTCCCCtaccagccgccgccgccgccgccgccgccgcacccGCACCCACCGCCCGCGCACCTGGCCGCCCCTCACCTGCAGTTCCAGATCGCGCACTGCGGCCAGACCACCATGCACCTGCAGCCCGGCCACCCCACGCCGCCGCCCACGCCCGTGCCCAGCCCTCACCCAGCACCGGCTCTCGGTGCCGCTGGCTTGCCAGGCCCCGGCGGCGCGCTCAAGGGGCTGGCGGCCGCGCACCCCGACCTccgcgcgggcggcggcggcggcggcggcgg is drawn from Felis catus isolate Fca126 chromosome E2, F.catus_Fca126_mat1.0, whole genome shotgun sequence and contains these coding sequences:
- the CEBPA gene encoding CCAAT/enhancer-binding protein alpha, whose amino-acid sequence is MESADFYEAEPRPPMSSHLQSPPHAPSSAAFGFPRGAGSAQPPAPPAAPEPLGGICEHETSIDISAYIDPAAFNDEFLADLFQHSRQQEKAKAAAAPAGAGGGDFDYTGAPGGPGGAAMPGGTHGPPPGYGCAAAGYLDGRLEPLYERVGAPALRPLVIKQEPREEDEAKQLALAGLFPYQPPPPPPPPHPHPPPAHLAAPHLQFQIAHCGQTTMHLQPGHPTPPPTPVPSPHPAPALGAAGLPGPGGALKGLAAAHPDLRAGGGGGGGGGAGKVKKSVDKNSNEYRVRRERNNIAVRKSRDKAKQRNVETQQKVLELTSDNDRLRKRVEQLSRELDTLRGIFRQLPESSLVKAMGNCA